One genomic window of Staphylococcus hsinchuensis includes the following:
- a CDS encoding queuosine precursor transporter, which translates to MFNEIFGIFTFIVTFLLLVTMFRLFGKQGLIVWIALGTVIANIQVIKTIDIFTISATLGNVMFASIYLATDILNDIYGRKIAKRAVWLGFSSTLVMIIVMQMSLHFIPADIDTSQSALDTIFNLVPRIALGSIIAYIIGQHLDVFIFSLIKRTFNSDKTFILRAYGSTIISNILDTALFVTIAFLGTMPLGAVFEIFITTYVLKMVSTVFNVPFGYWAKSLYRKGKIKHLDEGY; encoded by the coding sequence TTGTTTAATGAAATTTTTGGCATATTTACCTTTATTGTAACATTTCTATTGTTAGTTACGATGTTCAGACTTTTTGGGAAACAAGGTTTGATTGTCTGGATTGCACTTGGAACAGTAATCGCCAATATTCAAGTTATAAAAACAATTGATATATTCACCATTTCCGCAACATTGGGTAATGTGATGTTTGCATCAATTTATTTAGCTACTGATATATTAAATGATATTTATGGAAGAAAGATTGCTAAACGTGCTGTCTGGTTAGGTTTTAGTTCAACTTTAGTAATGATTATTGTGATGCAAATGTCGTTACATTTTATTCCTGCTGATATCGATACATCTCAATCAGCTTTAGATACAATCTTTAATCTAGTTCCAAGAATTGCACTTGGGTCAATTATTGCTTATATTATTGGGCAACATTTAGATGTCTTTATTTTTTCATTAATTAAGAGAACATTTAATTCGGATAAAACATTTATTTTAAGAGCTTATGGAAGTACGATTATTAGTAATATATTAGATACAGCTTTATTCGTAACGATTGCATTTTTAGGTACAATGCCATTAGGAGCAGTGTTTGAAATCTTTATTACAACATATGTATTGAAGATGGTTTCAACAGTATTTAATGTGCCCTTTGGTTATTGGGCGAAGTCATTGTACCGTAAAGGTAAAATTAAACACTTAGACGAAGGTTATTAA
- a CDS encoding ribonuclease HI family protein — translation MAKIYFDAATAGNPGESFGAVVIITEDNRFHYEQSLGTLDNHSAEWATLIYAMECAIKHQIDTAIIYTDSQLVEDSIERGRVKSEKFRPYFNQAIKLSQQFDLFFVNWIPRNKNKEANHHAKNALYKFTKSNSKKH, via the coding sequence ATGGCGAAAATTTATTTTGATGCAGCAACTGCTGGCAATCCAGGTGAAAGTTTTGGAGCAGTGGTAATTATTACGGAAGATAATCGCTTTCATTATGAACAATCATTAGGCACACTCGATAATCATAGTGCAGAATGGGCTACTTTGATTTATGCTATGGAATGTGCAATCAAACATCAAATTGATACTGCAATTATTTATACTGATTCACAATTAGTAGAAGATAGTATTGAAAGAGGTAGAGTGAAATCTGAAAAGTTCAGACCATATTTTAATCAAGCCATCAAGTTATCTCAGCAGTTTGATTTATTTTTTGTAAATTGGATTCCACGCAATAAAAATAAAGAAGCAAACCATCATGCAAAAAACGCGTTATATAAGTTTACGAAATCCAATTCAAAAAAGCATTAA
- a CDS encoding 5'-3' exonuclease has product MANRILLVDGMALLFRHFYATSIHKQFMRNSSGTPTNAIQGVLRHVYTAIHEINPTHVAICWDMGKVTFRNDMFEGYKQNRPQPPEELIPQFDKVKAITEELGFVNIGIDHYEADDVIGTLAHEYSTSNEVYVITGDRDILQCLNDNVEIWLTKKGFNIYNRYTLDRFKEEYELNPKQLVDVKAFMGDPSDGYPGVKGIGEKTAIKLIRQYDTVESVLDSLHELTPGQRSKIEANIEDLKLSKTLAQIHLHVPISTTPLLERMDYKNHKSLAEILNICENHELKVTHKYLVANFK; this is encoded by the coding sequence ATGGCAAATAGAATTTTACTCGTGGATGGTATGGCTTTGTTATTCCGACATTTTTATGCAACGAGTATTCATAAACAATTTATGCGCAATAGCTCTGGTACTCCAACGAATGCAATCCAGGGCGTACTGCGCCATGTTTATACAGCAATACACGAAATAAATCCAACGCATGTTGCTATTTGTTGGGATATGGGAAAAGTGACATTCAGAAATGATATGTTTGAAGGTTATAAACAAAATAGGCCTCAACCACCGGAAGAATTAATACCTCAATTCGACAAAGTGAAAGCCATCACTGAAGAACTAGGTTTCGTTAATATTGGTATAGATCATTACGAGGCAGACGATGTCATAGGTACTTTGGCACATGAATATTCTACGTCTAATGAAGTTTATGTCATTACCGGTGATCGAGATATCTTACAGTGTCTAAACGATAATGTAGAAATATGGTTAACTAAAAAAGGATTTAATATATACAATCGTTATACATTAGATCGTTTTAAAGAAGAATATGAACTTAATCCGAAACAACTCGTTGATGTTAAAGCGTTTATGGGTGATCCTTCAGATGGTTATCCAGGTGTGAAAGGTATCGGTGAAAAGACTGCGATTAAATTGATTCGCCAATATGATACTGTTGAAAGCGTACTAGATTCACTTCATGAGCTTACACCAGGTCAGCGTTCAAAAATTGAAGCAAACATAGAAGATTTAAAATTATCAAAGACTTTAGCACAAATTCATCTTCACGTACCAATCTCAACAACACCATTATTGGAACGTATGGACTATAAAAATCATAAATCTTTAGCCGAAATTCTCAACATTTGTGAAAATCACGAATTAAAAGTTACGCATAAATATTTGGTAGCGAACTTTAAATAA